The following are encoded in a window of Nocardioides houyundeii genomic DNA:
- the sigE gene encoding RNA polymerase sigma factor SigE encodes MTDTTQQTSEVPTWDEVVTRHSDRVFRLAYRLTGNRHDAEDLTQEVFVRVFRSLDSYTPGTFEGWLHRITTNLFLDSARRRQRIRFDALSDERASRLTSSEATPDAAYADQTFDDDVERALATLPPDFRAAVVLCDVEGLSYEEIAEILDAKLGTVRSRIHRGRGMLRTALAHRAPSDGRERYAGPTSEALPALGGHQ; translated from the coding sequence GTGACGGACACGACGCAGCAGACGTCGGAGGTCCCCACCTGGGACGAGGTGGTCACCCGTCACTCCGACCGGGTCTTCCGCCTGGCCTACCGGCTGACCGGCAACCGGCACGACGCCGAGGACCTCACCCAGGAGGTCTTCGTCCGGGTCTTCCGCTCCCTGGACTCCTACACCCCCGGCACGTTCGAGGGCTGGCTGCACCGGATCACCACCAACCTGTTCCTCGACTCCGCCCGACGCCGGCAGCGGATCCGGTTCGACGCCCTCTCCGACGAGCGGGCGAGCCGGCTGACCAGCTCCGAGGCGACCCCGGACGCGGCGTACGCCGACCAGACGTTCGACGACGACGTGGAGCGGGCCTTGGCCACGCTGCCCCCCGACTTCCGGGCCGCGGTGGTGCTCTGCGACGTGGAGGGCCTCAGCTACGAGGAGATCGCGGAGATCCTCGACGCCAAGCTGGGCACCGTGCGCTCCCGGATCCACCGGGGCCGGGGCATGCTGCGCACCGCGCTGGCACACCGCGCCCCGAGCGACGGACGTGAGCGCTACGCCGGGCCGACCAGCGAGGCGCTCCCCGCTCTGGGGGGCCACCAGTGA
- a CDS encoding S1C family serine protease: protein MDPLADTQPYGAAQDPAPVFEQSGSAAPGAAGQQSAPAWTGDSGPEREATRPLPFGPVPFGAGPAEPSAWDPAPVQPGRRLPAWTWPAIAALALVVGLVGGAMGAALYESSEDPAVSRGLSPSTTRTAPPISASNQSVSAVAEELLPSTVQILAGFDGSDSGATGSGFVLDTEGHVITNNHVVADAADDGTIDVVDSEGTTHTATVVGRSSVYDLAVLKVEASSSLRPASLGSSAGLRVGEPVVAFGAPLGLSQTVTSGIVSALNRPVTTGETDDTSSFINAVQTDAAINPGNSGGPLVNLAGQVVGVNSAIATTGGFMQEAGNIGVGFAIPIEQVETTAQQILSTGEARYPVIGATVQTGESREFQGARIDEVREDTPAEDAGLRSDDLVVAVNGQRVTDGISLIVSIRTHQPGETLEFTVVRGGKESKVKITLDSEVG, encoded by the coding sequence GTGGATCCGCTGGCTGACACCCAGCCGTACGGCGCTGCTCAGGACCCCGCGCCGGTCTTCGAGCAGTCCGGGTCTGCCGCCCCCGGTGCTGCCGGCCAGCAGTCGGCGCCGGCCTGGACCGGTGATTCTGGGCCCGAGCGGGAGGCGACCCGCCCGCTGCCCTTCGGCCCGGTGCCGTTCGGCGCCGGGCCGGCCGAACCCTCGGCCTGGGACCCGGCGCCGGTCCAGCCGGGCCGGCGACTGCCCGCGTGGACGTGGCCCGCGATCGCTGCGCTGGCGCTGGTGGTCGGGCTGGTGGGCGGTGCGATGGGTGCGGCGCTCTACGAGTCGAGCGAGGACCCCGCCGTCTCCCGCGGACTGAGTCCCTCGACCACCCGGACCGCTCCGCCGATCTCCGCTTCGAACCAGTCGGTCTCCGCGGTCGCCGAGGAGCTCCTGCCCAGCACCGTGCAGATCCTCGCCGGGTTCGACGGGTCGGACAGCGGAGCCACCGGGTCCGGCTTCGTGCTGGACACCGAGGGTCACGTGATCACCAACAACCACGTGGTGGCCGACGCCGCCGACGACGGCACCATCGACGTGGTCGACTCCGAGGGCACCACGCACACCGCCACCGTGGTCGGACGCAGCAGCGTCTACGACCTCGCCGTCCTCAAGGTCGAGGCGAGCTCGTCGCTGCGGCCCGCCAGCCTGGGGTCCTCCGCCGGGCTGAGGGTGGGGGAGCCGGTGGTCGCGTTCGGCGCACCGCTGGGGCTCAGCCAGACCGTGACGTCGGGGATCGTCAGTGCCCTGAACCGTCCCGTCACCACCGGTGAGACCGATGACACCTCGTCGTTCATCAACGCGGTGCAGACCGACGCGGCCATCAACCCGGGCAACTCCGGCGGACCTCTGGTCAACCTCGCCGGCCAGGTCGTGGGCGTGAACTCCGCCATCGCCACCACCGGTGGGTTCATGCAGGAGGCCGGCAACATCGGGGTCGGCTTCGCCATCCCGATCGAGCAGGTCGAGACCACCGCCCAGCAGATCCTCAGCACCGGCGAGGCGCGCTACCCGGTGATCGGAGCCACCGTCCAGACCGGCGAGTCCAGGGAGTTCCAGGGCGCTCGCATCGACGAGGTGCGCGAGGACACCCCGGCCGAGGACGCAGGGCTGCGCAGCGACGACCTGGTGGTCGCGGTCAACGGTCAGCGGGTCACGGACGGGATCTCGCTGATCGTCTCGATCCGCACCCACCAGCCGGGCGAGACCCTGGAGTTCACCGTGGTCCGCGGCGGCAAGGAGAGCAAGGTCAAGATCACCCTGGACTCCGAGGTCGGCTGA
- a CDS encoding DUF6912 family protein: MSTRIYLPGDWQGVVERVEVHRMVEAMGDEPSYAERTGYAVTPALRAELPDCDDEELEHVAMTQAAQESLHHFVTDDGPRRRLVLVVEATEVEQVDDVAQVRAEVSIPGDVVAWLVDTEEAGEDVAAAVEALDRGDSDAFEEAAERCLDHELAWFAATEVDEVMRLR, encoded by the coding sequence ATGAGCACCCGGATCTACCTCCCGGGTGACTGGCAGGGCGTCGTCGAGCGCGTCGAGGTGCACCGCATGGTCGAGGCCATGGGGGACGAGCCGTCGTACGCCGAGCGCACCGGGTACGCCGTCACTCCCGCGCTGCGCGCTGAGCTGCCCGACTGCGACGACGAGGAGCTGGAGCACGTCGCCATGACCCAGGCGGCCCAGGAGTCGCTGCACCACTTCGTCACCGACGACGGTCCGCGCCGCCGCCTGGTGCTGGTGGTGGAGGCCACGGAGGTGGAGCAGGTCGACGACGTCGCCCAGGTCCGTGCCGAGGTCTCGATTCCCGGCGACGTGGTCGCCTGGCTGGTGGACACCGAGGAGGCCGGCGAGGACGTCGCCGCGGCCGTGGAGGCGCTCGACCGCGGCGACTCGGACGCCTTCGAGGAGGCCGCCGAGCGGTGCCTGGACCACGAGCTGGCCTGGTTCGCGGCCACCGAGGTCGACGAGGTCATGCGCCTGCGCTGA
- a CDS encoding WS/DGAT/MGAT family O-acyltransferase gives MSERLRPRDLAFLATDSPSTPMHNATLEVFEPGKRGFDYASVVDLIAERIAYVPRYRQRLQAVPGRLANPVWVDDQEFDLSYHVRRSALPRPGTMDQLLELAARIVSRPLDRHRPLWEVYVIEGLAEGRVAVLAKSHQILVDGIQTVDLGQVMLDVSPDQEPLGRDEWRPERTPTSASLVLGAIADSLDSPATVLSTTRSNLGSFLRTADSAVNRVGQVASALSNRRPTPESPVNGPLSQQRRLVTVATDLADYRRIRRVHGTTVNDVVLATVTGGLRGWLMTRDEALYGIRRLRAIVPMSVIDDELEPTSLGTQVTGHEVNLPVGEPSAVVRLLQVSHSFHGHKETGRAVGAERLAGIAGFAPTTFHALGSRVAGAELRRGFHLSVTNVPGPQFPLYAAGARMLESYPVHPLLPGHAVAIGVTSYDGQVFYGITVDRDLIPDADVLGQCLVEALEELSDSASDTRPRAPRGRKKQSPDRRKPR, from the coding sequence ATGAGCGAGCGGCTCCGGCCGCGGGACCTGGCCTTCCTGGCCACGGATTCGCCCTCCACCCCGATGCACAACGCCACCCTCGAGGTCTTCGAGCCCGGCAAGCGCGGCTTCGACTACGCGAGCGTGGTCGACCTCATCGCGGAGCGGATCGCCTACGTGCCCCGCTACCGCCAACGGCTCCAGGCGGTCCCGGGCCGACTGGCTAACCCGGTCTGGGTCGACGACCAGGAGTTCGACCTCAGCTACCACGTGCGGCGCTCCGCGCTGCCCCGTCCGGGCACCATGGACCAGCTGCTGGAGCTCGCGGCGCGGATCGTGTCCCGGCCGCTGGACCGGCACCGCCCGCTGTGGGAGGTCTACGTCATCGAGGGCCTGGCCGAGGGCAGGGTGGCGGTGCTGGCCAAGTCGCACCAGATCCTCGTCGACGGCATCCAGACCGTCGACCTGGGCCAGGTGATGCTGGACGTCAGCCCCGACCAGGAGCCGCTGGGCCGGGACGAGTGGCGCCCCGAGCGCACCCCGACCTCGGCGTCGCTGGTGCTGGGGGCCATCGCCGACAGTCTCGACTCGCCCGCCACGGTGCTGAGCACGACCCGCAGCAACCTGGGGTCCTTCCTGCGCACCGCAGACTCCGCGGTCAACCGCGTGGGCCAGGTGGCCAGCGCGCTGTCCAACCGCCGTCCGACGCCGGAGTCCCCGGTCAACGGTCCGCTGTCCCAGCAGCGACGACTGGTCACGGTGGCCACCGACCTGGCCGACTACCGCCGGATCCGCCGGGTCCACGGCACCACGGTCAACGACGTGGTGCTGGCCACCGTCACCGGCGGCCTCCGCGGCTGGCTGATGACCCGGGACGAGGCGCTGTACGGGATCCGCCGGCTGCGCGCGATCGTCCCCATGTCGGTCATCGACGACGAGCTGGAGCCCACCTCCCTGGGCACCCAGGTGACCGGCCACGAGGTCAACCTCCCGGTCGGTGAGCCCAGCGCGGTGGTGCGCCTGCTCCAGGTCAGCCACAGCTTCCACGGCCACAAGGAGACGGGCCGGGCGGTGGGTGCGGAACGGCTCGCGGGCATCGCCGGGTTCGCGCCCACCACGTTCCACGCACTCGGGTCCCGGGTGGCGGGTGCGGAGCTGCGGCGCGGCTTCCACCTCTCGGTCACCAACGTGCCGGGACCCCAGTTCCCGCTCTACGCCGCCGGGGCCCGGATGCTCGAGAGCTATCCGGTGCACCCGCTGCTGCCCGGACACGCGGTGGCGATCGGGGTGACCTCCTACGACGGCCAGGTCTTCTACGGCATCACCGTCGACCGGGACCTGATCCCCGATGCCGACGTGCTGGGCCAGTGCCTGGTCGAGGCGCTGGAGGAGCTGAGCGACTCGGCCAGCGACACCCGCCCGCGGGCGCCGCGCGGGCGCAAGAAGCAGAGCCCGGACCGGCGGAAGCCGCGATGA
- a CDS encoding leucyl aminopeptidase has product MTSLETPVLPTQASPPEFALSEHSPHEIGGVECWAFPVLPADGDGELSLGPGADEAGEALGLDLLALLESVKADGHTGEVTPVPVASGDVSLVLLVGVGEQSPTDFRRAGACLARAVKDRESVATTIASIAGDAAVEAFVVGAMLGSFTFHWRSDGPRQRPVRQVVLAGHRDAGGARAQLDRALALGGAGWRARTLATVPSNLKNPAWLADQASSLAESADLEVTIWDEKQLEAQGFGGIVAVGKASATPPRLIRLDYHPDSSADSTSGKSKSRGSGKRSPAVPHVVLVGKGITFDSGGLDIKPAEGMVSMKRDMTGGAVVLATMAALADVGCPVRVTGLVACAENAISGNAMRPGDVIVHYGGRTSEVNNTDAEGRLVLADAMAYAVAELAPDALVDVATLTGAMKVALGQQTGGFFANNEALASAVAEAGRLSGEQVWRMPLVADYEEKLSSKVADADNAAGGPGAITAALFLQHFAQDVPWAHLDVASVGDAPAERYEWTTGPTGFGARLLLTWLGSQAPLEGVR; this is encoded by the coding sequence GTGACCTCACTCGAGACTCCCGTGCTGCCGACCCAGGCATCCCCGCCCGAGTTCGCCCTCAGCGAGCACTCGCCCCACGAGATCGGGGGAGTGGAGTGCTGGGCGTTCCCGGTGCTGCCCGCGGACGGCGACGGTGAGCTGAGCCTGGGTCCCGGTGCCGACGAGGCGGGCGAGGCCCTGGGCCTGGACCTCCTCGCCCTGCTGGAGTCGGTCAAGGCCGACGGTCACACCGGAGAGGTGACGCCCGTGCCGGTGGCCTCGGGCGACGTGAGCCTGGTGCTGCTGGTCGGGGTCGGGGAGCAGTCGCCCACCGACTTCCGCCGCGCCGGCGCCTGCTTGGCGCGAGCGGTCAAGGACCGCGAGAGCGTGGCCACCACCATCGCCTCCATCGCCGGCGACGCTGCCGTGGAGGCGTTCGTGGTCGGGGCCATGCTGGGCTCGTTCACCTTCCACTGGCGCTCCGACGGGCCTCGGCAGCGTCCGGTGCGCCAGGTCGTGCTGGCCGGGCACCGCGACGCCGGGGGTGCCCGGGCCCAGCTGGACCGGGCGCTGGCGCTGGGCGGTGCCGGCTGGCGCGCCCGGACCCTGGCCACGGTGCCCTCGAACCTGAAGAACCCGGCGTGGCTGGCCGACCAGGCCTCGTCCCTGGCCGAGTCCGCCGACCTCGAGGTGACGATCTGGGACGAGAAGCAGCTCGAGGCGCAGGGCTTCGGGGGCATCGTCGCCGTCGGCAAGGCCTCGGCGACGCCGCCCCGCCTGATCCGGCTGGACTACCACCCCGACTCCTCCGCCGACTCGACCTCGGGCAAGAGCAAGAGCAGGGGCAGCGGGAAGCGCTCGCCCGCGGTGCCGCACGTGGTCCTGGTCGGCAAGGGCATCACCTTCGACTCCGGCGGCCTGGACATCAAGCCCGCCGAGGGCATGGTGAGCATGAAGCGGGACATGACCGGAGGCGCCGTCGTGCTCGCCACCATGGCCGCGCTCGCCGACGTCGGATGCCCCGTGCGGGTCACCGGCCTAGTGGCCTGCGCGGAGAATGCGATCAGCGGCAACGCGATGCGCCCCGGCGACGTGATCGTGCACTACGGCGGCCGCACCTCGGAGGTGAACAACACCGACGCCGAGGGTCGACTGGTGCTGGCCGACGCCATGGCGTACGCCGTGGCGGAGCTCGCGCCTGACGCCCTGGTCGACGTCGCCACCTTGACCGGTGCGATGAAGGTCGCCCTCGGTCAGCAGACCGGAGGGTTCTTCGCCAACAACGAGGCCCTGGCCTCCGCGGTGGCCGAGGCCGGTCGGCTCTCCGGGGAGCAGGTGTGGCGGATGCCGCTGGTGGCCGACTACGAGGAGAAGCTCTCCTCCAAGGTCGCCGACGCCGACAACGCCGCGGGCGGCCCGGGCGCGATCACCGCCGCACTGTTCCTCCAGCACTTCGCCCAGGACGTGCCCTGGGCCCACCTGGACGTCGCCTCGGTCGGGGACGCTCCGGCCGAGCGCTACGAGTGGACGACCGGCCCCACCGGCTTCGGGGCTCGGCTGCTGCTGACCTGGCTCGGCTCCCAGGCGCCGCTCGAGGGAGTCCGGTGA
- a CDS encoding helix-turn-helix domain-containing protein, with product MPGTPRFLTLADVAEVLNTSSAQVYALVRRGELPAIKIGGRGQWRVESEQLEAFIAQMYTETRQFVDEHPFVEADARGSED from the coding sequence ATGCCCGGCACCCCACGCTTCCTCACCCTTGCCGACGTCGCGGAGGTGCTCAACACCTCCAGCGCCCAGGTCTACGCCCTGGTCCGACGAGGCGAGCTCCCCGCGATCAAGATCGGCGGCCGGGGGCAGTGGCGGGTGGAGTCGGAGCAGCTCGAGGCCTTCATCGCCCAGATGTACACCGAGACGCGTCAGTTCGTCGACGAGCACCCGTTCGTGGAGGCCGACGCCCGCGGCTCTGAGGACTGA
- a CDS encoding AAA family ATPase, giving the protein MICVLLLASGAAWESPALAQLGTRPGIVVLKRCVDVDDLMATAASGQADVAVVSLRAPGLDAEAVAHLRRHDVRPVAVAASGGGEDLAVRLARLDVRTVVTSDQLESLPDVVSTVEGVADTRPRSDPGTGLHERPAQSGDPHKVVTVWGPAGSPGRTTLATAFAAELARRDTMTLLVDADPRAAAVAQHLGVLDQVSGVLAASRLAASGSLPERLPSACRAVTPKLGVLTGLPRADRWVEVRPGALGEVLEEARASWEVVVDAGSDLGDDTWDRGTGAPHALTLEALEAADDIVVVGSADPVGLARLARGLVDLREVLGEVPVRVVVNRMRSSLGWSQPDVAAMVEGFALVAGLHFLPEDQAAADRALVAGRAVGEDGDSPLSRGIASVVDAVHPASYGARPKGPRGRLPGRVRKRRAGTARPR; this is encoded by the coding sequence ATGATCTGCGTCCTGCTGCTGGCCTCCGGCGCCGCCTGGGAGTCCCCGGCGCTGGCACAGCTGGGGACCCGGCCCGGCATCGTGGTGCTCAAGCGCTGCGTCGACGTCGACGACCTGATGGCCACCGCGGCCAGTGGGCAGGCCGACGTGGCCGTGGTCTCGCTGCGGGCCCCGGGCCTGGACGCGGAGGCCGTCGCCCATCTGCGGCGCCACGACGTACGGCCCGTCGCCGTCGCCGCGAGCGGCGGCGGGGAGGACCTCGCGGTGCGCCTGGCGCGGCTCGACGTGCGGACCGTGGTGACCAGCGACCAGCTGGAGTCCCTGCCGGACGTGGTGAGCACGGTGGAGGGAGTCGCCGACACCCGACCGCGCTCCGACCCCGGGACCGGCCTCCACGAGCGGCCCGCCCAGAGCGGTGACCCGCACAAGGTGGTGACGGTGTGGGGGCCGGCCGGGTCTCCGGGCCGGACCACCCTGGCCACCGCCTTCGCCGCCGAGCTGGCTCGCCGCGACACCATGACCCTCCTGGTGGACGCCGACCCGCGCGCTGCCGCGGTGGCGCAGCACCTCGGAGTGCTGGACCAGGTCTCCGGGGTGCTGGCCGCCTCGAGGCTCGCCGCGTCCGGCTCCCTGCCCGAGCGGCTCCCCTCGGCGTGCCGTGCGGTGACCCCGAAGCTGGGCGTGCTGACCGGCCTGCCTCGCGCCGACCGGTGGGTCGAGGTCCGACCCGGAGCCCTCGGCGAGGTGCTCGAGGAGGCCCGGGCGAGCTGGGAGGTCGTCGTCGATGCCGGGTCCGACCTCGGTGACGACACCTGGGACCGAGGCACGGGCGCCCCGCACGCCTTGACCCTGGAGGCGCTGGAGGCCGCCGACGACATCGTGGTGGTCGGCTCCGCGGACCCGGTCGGCCTGGCGCGGCTGGCCCGCGGCCTGGTCGACCTGCGCGAGGTGCTCGGGGAGGTGCCGGTGCGGGTGGTGGTCAACCGGATGCGTTCGTCGCTGGGGTGGTCGCAGCCGGACGTCGCCGCGATGGTGGAGGGCTTCGCCCTGGTCGCCGGCCTGCACTTCCTGCCCGAGGACCAGGCCGCTGCCGACCGTGCCCTGGTGGCGGGCCGCGCGGTCGGCGAGGACGGGGACTCCCCGCTCTCCCGCGGCATCGCCTCCGTGGTGGACGCAGTCCACCCGGCCAGCTACGGGGCCCGTCCGAAAGGTCCGCGGGGGCGCCTCCCGGGCCGGGTCAGGAAGCGAAGAGCAGGTACAGCCCGCCCGCGGTGA